The Christiangramia salexigens genome includes the window GCAACGAGTTCTTCGTTTAGGATGTCCAGCATTTCAAGAAAAGACATATCACCGTCTATTCCATCTATCTGGTAGTCTACCATTTTTCCTTTAGCTTCGGCACTTTCCTGACGCCATATTTTTAAGTTAAGCTTCATAATATCAATTTGAAGAATTAAAGGTTTGAAAGATCGGGGAGGCAAACCTGCCCGGTTCAAAACTTCAATTTATTTATAACTTCTAGTTTTTAATTCTATGTTTTCGAAAATTAGGTCTTCCTTATGAAGGATCGCTTCACGTGGGTTTCCTGTATATTCCCAGGCAGCCACATATTTAAAGTTCTCATCATCCCTTAAAGCTTCACCTTCTGGGGTTTGATACTCTTCTCTAAAGTGACCTCCACAAGATTCGTTTCTGTGTAATGCATCTTTTGCAAATAGCTCTCCAAGTTCAAGGAAATCGGCTACTCTACCTGCTTTCTCAAGTTCTGCATTTTTAGAATTTGCAGTACCTGGAACTTTTACGTTTTTCCAGAAATCTTCTCTTAATTCCGCGATCTCTTCAATCGCTTCTTTAAGGCCTTCAGCATTACGTGCCATTCCACATTTATCCCACATGATCTTACCTAATTTCTTGTGGTAAGAATCTACAGAATGTTTTCCGCCGGCATTCAACAGCTTATTGATTCGGTCCTTAACTGACTTTTCAGCTTCATCGAATTCAGGAGTATCAGGAGAGATCTTCCCGGTACGGATGTCTTTAGACAGGTAATCTCCAATTGTATATGGAAGTACAAAATAACCATCTGCAAGACCCTGCATTAGAGCAGAAGCCCCTAATCTGTTAGCACCGTGATCTGAGAAGTTTGCTTCTCCAGCAGCGTAGCAACCAGGAATTGTAGTCTGTAAATTGTAGTCTACCCATAATCCACCCATGGTATAGTGAACCGCAGGATAGATCATCATCGGAGTTTCATACGGATTCTGGTCTACGATCTTCATATACATATCGAAGAGGTTTCCGTACTTAGATTCCACTACTTCTTTACCAAGTCTGGTGATCTCTTCCTTACTTGGATTTTTCTGTCCTGAGGTAAAGGCTTTTTCCTTTCCATAACGTTCAATCGCGCTGGCGAAATCAAGATATACTGCCTGTCCTGTTTTATTTACACCGAAGCCTGCATCACAACGCTCTTTAGCTGCTCTGGAAGCCACATCACGTGGAACCAGGTTACCAAAGGCCGGATAACGACGCTCCAGATAATAATCTCTTTCTTCTTCAGATAATTCTGTTGGTTTCTTCTTCCCGGCTCTTATCGCCTCTGCATCTTCTTTCTTCTTTGGAACCCAGATCCTACCATCGTTACGTAGGGACTCAGACATCAGAGTTAGTTTTGACTGATGATCACCTGAAACCGGAATACAGGTTGGGTGAATTTGAGTATAACAAGGATTGGCAAAATATGCTCCTCTTCTGTGAGCTCTCCAGGCTGCCATAACATTACTTCCCATGGCATTGGTAGATAGGAAGAATACGTTTCCGTAACCTCCCGAAGCCAATACAACAGCATGCGCTGCGTGACGTTCTATCTTACCTGTTACCATGTCTCTGGCAATAATACCTCTGGCTTTGCCATCTACAAGTACAAGGTCCATCATTTCATGACGGTTAAACGGCTGAATCTTTCCACGGTTAATCTGGCGATTCATCGCAGAATAGGCTCCAAGCAATAATTGCTGCCCTGTTTGTCCTTTAGCGTAGAATGTACGTGATACAAGTACTCCTCCAAAAGAACGGTTATCCAGTAACCCACCGTATTCACGTGCAAAAGGAACTCCCTGAGCAACACACTGGTCGATGATGTTTCCCGAAACTTCGGCTAATCTGTAAACGTTAGCCTCACGAGAACGGTAATCCCCACCTTTTATAGTATCGTAGAAAAGACGGTAGTCTGAATCTCCGTCTCCCTGGTAATTTTTTGAAGCATTGATCCCTCCCTGCGCTGCAATTGAGTGAGCACGTCTAGGAGAATCCTGGTAGCAAAAGGTCTTTACATTATAACCTAATTCTGCAAGTGTCGCTGCCGCACTACCACCGGCTAGTCCTGTCCCAATTACAATAACGTCTATATTACGTTTGTTTGCCGGGTTTACAAGATTAATATTGTTCTTATGGTTGACCCACTTTTCAGATAATGGCCCTTCAGGTATTTTTGAATCTAAAACTGACATAAATCTTACGTATTAAAGGTTATTAATATAGTGAAAAAGGGCTATAAAAATAAATCCTAATGGTATGATGATCGCATAGGCTTGGGTGAAACCTCTTAGGCCTTTTGCATATTTATTCCTCCATCCAATAGATTGAAATGAAGATGAGAAGCCGTGGTAAAGGTGAAGTGCCAGGAATACAAAAGAAAGAACGTAAAGTCCGGTTCTTACAGGGCTTTCAAATTTAACCACTAATTCATTATAGTATCTTGCAGCATCCTCTGGGTGAGATTCTACATATTTGTGAACCATTTCCGGAAACCAAAAATCATAGAAGTGTAGTCCTAAAAATGCAAGCACTACTAATCCTGAATAGATCATGTTTCTGGACATCCAGCTCGAATTGGAATTTCCATTATACTTTACATACTTTACATCTCTCGCGCCTCTGTTCTTAGCTTCCAGAATGAAACCCATTACAAAATGAAAGATCACTCCAAAGATCAATACCGGTTGTAAAAGAGCCTGCACAAAGAAGTTTGTTCCCATAAAATGAGAAAGCTCATTAAAAACGTCTTTACTAAAGACCGAAGTTAAATTGATTGTAAAATGCTGAGCTAAAAACAAGACGAGGAAAAGTCCTGATAAGGCCATAGCAAATTTTCTTGCTATAGTAGAATTAAGAAATCCACCCATTGGTTTGATTATTTTATAGAAATTTAACAGCAAAAATACATTCCTAGATAGTTACTCGCAAACTTTAGCTAGTATTTTAGGTGCTATTTAGAACTAATTCAAAGAAGTTTAATATTTGTTGAAACTTTGAAATTGAGAGGCTTGAGTGTTTTCTTTCTAAGAACTGAGGATTACCTACTTAGCTGCTAGAAATCGGAATTGGGAAAAACTTAACGAGGCTTAAAAAGCAATTTTTGTAATTTCAGATAGACAATATTCCCGAAAAGTTCTATGGAATTTATAGACTACTACAAATTACTTGAATTAGATAAATCTGCAAGCGCTGCTGAGATCAAAAAAGCTTACCGCAAACTTGCGCGCAAGTACCATCCAGATCTAAATCCAAATGATAAAGCGGCACAGGCTAAATTTCAGCAGATAAACGAGGCTAATGAAGTCCTTAGCGATCCCGAAAAGAGAAAGAAATACGATCAATATGGCAAGGATTGGAAACATGCCGATCAGTTTGAAGAAGCCAGAAAACAGCAATCCGGCTCCGGTGGCTATGCTGGTGGATTTAATACGGGAAGAGGGCAAAGCTATAGCGGCAACTTTGATGATGATACATTTTCAGACTTTTTTGAACAAATGTTCGGTGGTGGTGCCAGATCGCGAGGTTCAGCGCGGGGAGCTCATTTTAAAGGGCAGGATTTTAATGCCGAACTTCAGTTAAAACTCAGTGAAGTATATAAGAGTCATAAAAGGACATTAACCGTAAATGGGAAGAACATCCGGCTTACAATTCCTGCTGGCGTAGAAAATGGCCAGACCATAAGAATTAAAGGGCATGGAGGGCCCGGAATTCAGGGAGGGCCAAAAGGCGATCTGCTAATAACCTTCATTATATTAAACGATACAAGTTTTCGCAGGGAGAAGGAAAATCTCTATTCTACACAGGAGATCGATCTTACTACGGCAATACTTGGGGGAGAAATCGAAACGAAATCCTTTGATGGAAAGTTGAAATTAAAAGTGAAACCGGGGACCCAGAATGGTACTAAGGTAAGATTGAAAGGAAAAGGTTTTCCTAAATATAAAAAGCATGAGCTTCACGGCGATCTGTTCGTAACCTATCAGGTTAAGATTCCGGAAGACTTAACAAGTCGTCAAAAAGAATTATTTCAGGAACTACAAAAAACAGGATTATGAAAGAAGAAAACCTGATTCCTGCAGAAGAAATTTGTGTGAGATATAAGGTGGAGCATCAGTTTTTAATTTCACTTTACGAAAGTGGGATCATTGATGTGATCACCATCGAAAAGACCCAATATATTCCTTTAGATCATCTTCATGAATTTGAAAAAATGATAAGATTATACCGTGATCTGGATATAAATGTTGAAGGTTTGGAGGCAGTACATCATTTATTAAAACAAATTGAAAGTCTGCAAAAAGAAAACAGGCGGTTAAGAAACCGCCTGAATTTGTTTGAATGATTATTTAACTTCGAAAACTGTCTCTGCCGAGCCGTTGTCCATCTTAACCTTTAGTTTGTATCTTCCTTTTGGAATATAAAGCTTTTCATTACTGGCTTTTTCGATCTCCAGTTTAGAATCCTTTTCTTTCAACTTCTTAAAACCGGTTTCGGAGATCGTAAGATCATAATTAAAACTATTGAAACCTTTTTCGGCTTCTTTATTTATAGATTGAACTTCTATTCCGTTTTCAGAAACCACAGAAATATAAACTTTCCCTGCCTTTGGGCTATAATAGGTTACAGGTAATTCCGGCTGATAAGGATCCATCCATTTGCTATAAGAATTACCCCAGCGAGATGAAAAACGAATACTTGCATTGGTGCTTACCATCATCTCGTTTTTCAGGGCTTTGTTATCCATATTAGAGATCGCAGCAATATTTGTGATATAAATAGATCTTCCGTGAGTTCCCACGACTAGATCTTTTTCGCCGGGGTGAACTCTCAGATCGTGGACCGCCACATTTGGCAGATTGTTATCAAATGCTTCCCAGCTGGCTCCCTGGTCTAACGAAACGTACAATCCGTTGTCACTTCCCAGGTATAAAACATTTTCGTTATTTGGATCTTCCCTTATTACATTAACCGGGGATAGTGGCAGGTTTGAACTAATGTTTTTCCAGGACTGCCCGAAGTCTTCTGAAACATAAACATAAGGGGTGAAATCGTCTGATCTGTATCCATTTAGAGTTGCGTAAACTCTGGATTCTTTATGTTGAGAAGCAATAAGTCTGGATACCCATAGATCTTGCGGAAGATCTTTGCCGATATTGGTCCAGCTACTTCCTGAATTTTTAGTGATATGAATTTTACCGTCATCACTTCCTGTATAGATCAATCCGAATTGAAATGGCGATTCACTTATGCTGGCAAGCGTTCCATATGGTACATCGCCTTTCTTTCCTCCGCCCGTGAGGTCTTCAGAAATGGCGGTCCAGGTATTTCCCTGATCCATACTTCGCATAAGTTTGTTGCCGCCCAGATATAAAATATCCTGATTATGGGAGGATAATAGGATAGGAGTTTGCCAGTTAAATCTATAAGGGTTTTCCCCTAATTCGTGTTTAGGTTGAATATAGACCTGTTCACCAGTTTTTCGGTTGATCCTGAAGTAATTACCAAACTGAAATCCTGTATACACAATATTCGGATCTCTGGAATCGATTTCTACCTGCATCCCGTCGCCACCCATAAGTCTTTCAAAACTATAATCTCCTGAAGTTGTCCAGCCAGAATTTTCTTCATTGGTATGAGGTCCTGTCCAAACCCCATTATCCTGTAAACCTCCATAAACATTATAGGGTTCCTGGTTGTCTATGTTAATTGCGTAAAACTGTCCAACAGAAGGGGAGTTGCTTATTTGCCAGTTTTCGCCATCATCGTATGAGATGTTTACACCACCATCATTACCATCTATGAGATGTCCGCTTCTGTTTGGGTTGATCCAAAGGGCATGGTGATCTGAATGTACATTTTCGGCAACTATGGATTTAAAGGTTTTTCCACCGTCTTTGGATTTCAGGATTGGAACGCCGTAAACATAGATCGCGTCCTTGTTGCTTGGATCCACATGGACCATTCCGAAGTAATAGCCGTAACTATAATAGAGATCGTCCAGATAGTCATCATGAGTTCGTTTCCAGGTCTTTCCGCCGTCTGAACTTTTGTAAACTTCTGCTCCTATTACAGGAGTGTCAAAAAGTAAAGAATTCGCATCTTCGAGATAAGAGGCCAGGTCTGAGGCCTGAATCCTGTTTTCTCTGATCATTTTCTTTACGCTCTCTGAAGTGTATTTTTTCTGAAAATCATTGTCCCTGAGGTATTTTTCAAGTTTTTCATCTTCCAGCTTCAGAACTTCCGAATTTTTCATCTTTTTGAAATCGTCCTTTTGCAGACCTTTCTTTTCAGTCTTTTTTTCTTCAGGTCTTCTGGACTGATTGTCTACGATCGCATAAACCGTATTGTCATCATATACACTAAGTCCAATTCTACCTACACCTTCACCTGTTGGGAAGCCTGAATCTGCTGTGGAAACTTTGGACCAGGTAGCGCCTGCATCTGTGCTTTTATAGATACCACTGTTTTCACCGCTTTCCCTGAAATTCCAGGCTTTTCTATCTTTGTCCCAGGCAGCGGCATACATTTGATTATAGTCATTTGGGTTGACCGCAATGTCTATTATGCCTGTCTCATCATTGATAAATAAAGTTTTATTCCAGGTTTTACCGCCATCGGTAGTTCTGTAAACTCCTCTTTCTGAATTGGAAGAATATAAGTGCCCGGTAACACCAACAACTAATTCCTGAGAGTTTTCGGGATTGATCAGGATTCTGCTTATATGATGGGAATCGGGTAGCCCCATGAATTTCCAGGTTTCACCCTTGTCATCAGACTTTAATAAACCTATCCCTGCGTAAGAAGATCTGGAAGCATTAACCTCTCCGGTGCCAACCCAGATTGTTCCGGTTTTCCAGTCTACGGCAATATCTCCAATATTTTGAGTAGGACTATTGTCCATTACAGGCTTAAAGCTGGTTCCGTTGTTGTTGGTATACCATAATCCTCCCGAAGCGTAAGCCACATAGAATTCGGTGGGATCTTGTGGGTTTACCGCAAAATCTGTCACCCGACCACTCATAACCGTCGGGCCAATATTTTTTAATGGTAAATTTCTTACGATAGAGTTTTTTGTGAGCTGTTCCTTTTTCTCAAGACTTTCCTGTAAAGCGGAGCCTGAAGTGGCTGTATTTTGAGCGAAAATTGGGGAAACAGAGAGTAGAAGAAGACTGAATAATCTGTAACTGTGTTTCATAATTAAGTTTAGTGAATGTCTAAAAATAGTAAATGCTTCCTTTACTTAAAATTTTAAATTGCTTTTCTAGCTATTGCAACTAAATCCTTTAATTTTGAAAAAATTGAAAAATTCGATCCATGAAATACGACAGAATTGATTCTAGTCTTTTTATAAAAAACCGTAAAAACTTCATGAAAGAGATGAAGTCTAATAGTCTTGCGGTTTTTAATTCTAACGATGTTTACCCTATTGGGGCAGATAGTACCATGCCATTTCAACAAAATCGTGATATTTTCTATTTAAGTGGTGTAGATCAGGAAGAAAGCATACTTGTGTTATTTCCTGATGCGCCAGATCCAAAGCATCGTGAGATTCTTTTTCTAACCGAAACCAATGAGCATATCGCTGTTTGGGAAGGAGCCAAGCTTACTAAGGATGATGCCTATGATGTGAGCGGAATAAAAACCGTTTACTGGATAAAGGATTT containing:
- a CDS encoding fumarate reductase/succinate dehydrogenase flavoprotein subunit, whose protein sequence is MSVLDSKIPEGPLSEKWVNHKNNINLVNPANKRNIDVIVIGTGLAGGSAAATLAELGYNVKTFCYQDSPRRAHSIAAQGGINASKNYQGDGDSDYRLFYDTIKGGDYRSREANVYRLAEVSGNIIDQCVAQGVPFAREYGGLLDNRSFGGVLVSRTFYAKGQTGQQLLLGAYSAMNRQINRGKIQPFNRHEMMDLVLVDGKARGIIARDMVTGKIERHAAHAVVLASGGYGNVFFLSTNAMGSNVMAAWRAHRRGAYFANPCYTQIHPTCIPVSGDHQSKLTLMSESLRNDGRIWVPKKKEDAEAIRAGKKKPTELSEEERDYYLERRYPAFGNLVPRDVASRAAKERCDAGFGVNKTGQAVYLDFASAIERYGKEKAFTSGQKNPSKEEITRLGKEVVESKYGNLFDMYMKIVDQNPYETPMMIYPAVHYTMGGLWVDYNLQTTIPGCYAAGEANFSDHGANRLGASALMQGLADGYFVLPYTIGDYLSKDIRTGKISPDTPEFDEAEKSVKDRINKLLNAGGKHSVDSYHKKLGKIMWDKCGMARNAEGLKEAIEEIAELREDFWKNVKVPGTANSKNAELEKAGRVADFLELGELFAKDALHRNESCGGHFREEYQTPEGEALRDDENFKYVAAWEYTGNPREAILHKEDLIFENIELKTRSYK
- a CDS encoding succinate dehydrogenase cytochrome b subunit → MGGFLNSTIARKFAMALSGLFLVLFLAQHFTINLTSVFSKDVFNELSHFMGTNFFVQALLQPVLIFGVIFHFVMGFILEAKNRGARDVKYVKYNGNSNSSWMSRNMIYSGLVVLAFLGLHFYDFWFPEMVHKYVESHPEDAARYYNELVVKFESPVRTGLYVLSFVFLALHLYHGFSSSFQSIGWRNKYAKGLRGFTQAYAIIIPLGFIFIALFHYINNL
- a CDS encoding DnaJ C-terminal domain-containing protein, whose translation is MEFIDYYKLLELDKSASAAEIKKAYRKLARKYHPDLNPNDKAAQAKFQQINEANEVLSDPEKRKKYDQYGKDWKHADQFEEARKQQSGSGGYAGGFNTGRGQSYSGNFDDDTFSDFFEQMFGGGARSRGSARGAHFKGQDFNAELQLKLSEVYKSHKRTLTVNGKNIRLTIPAGVENGQTIRIKGHGGPGIQGGPKGDLLITFIILNDTSFRREKENLYSTQEIDLTTAILGGEIETKSFDGKLKLKVKPGTQNGTKVRLKGKGFPKYKKHELHGDLFVTYQVKIPEDLTSRQKELFQELQKTGL
- a CDS encoding chaperone modulator CbpM is translated as MKEENLIPAEEICVRYKVEHQFLISLYESGIIDVITIEKTQYIPLDHLHEFEKMIRLYRDLDINVEGLEAVHHLLKQIESLQKENRRLRNRLNLFE
- a CDS encoding VPS10 domain-containing protein, whose product is MKHSYRLFSLLLLSVSPIFAQNTATSGSALQESLEKKEQLTKNSIVRNLPLKNIGPTVMSGRVTDFAVNPQDPTEFYVAYASGGLWYTNNNGTSFKPVMDNSPTQNIGDIAVDWKTGTIWVGTGEVNASRSSYAGIGLLKSDDKGETWKFMGLPDSHHISRILINPENSQELVVGVTGHLYSSNSERGVYRTTDGGKTWNKTLFINDETGIIDIAVNPNDYNQMYAAAWDKDRKAWNFRESGENSGIYKSTDAGATWSKVSTADSGFPTGEGVGRIGLSVYDDNTVYAIVDNQSRRPEEKKTEKKGLQKDDFKKMKNSEVLKLEDEKLEKYLRDNDFQKKYTSESVKKMIRENRIQASDLASYLEDANSLLFDTPVIGAEVYKSSDGGKTWKRTHDDYLDDLYYSYGYYFGMVHVDPSNKDAIYVYGVPILKSKDGGKTFKSIVAENVHSDHHALWINPNRSGHLIDGNDGGVNISYDDGENWQISNSPSVGQFYAINIDNQEPYNVYGGLQDNGVWTGPHTNEENSGWTTSGDYSFERLMGGDGMQVEIDSRDPNIVYTGFQFGNYFRINRKTGEQVYIQPKHELGENPYRFNWQTPILLSSHNQDILYLGGNKLMRSMDQGNTWTAISEDLTGGGKKGDVPYGTLASISESPFQFGLIYTGSDDGKIHITKNSGSSWTNIGKDLPQDLWVSRLIASQHKESRVYATLNGYRSDDFTPYVYVSEDFGQSWKNISSNLPLSPVNVIREDPNNENVLYLGSDNGLYVSLDQGASWEAFDNNLPNVAVHDLRVHPGEKDLVVGTHGRSIYITNIAAISNMDNKALKNEMMVSTNASIRFSSRWGNSYSKWMDPYQPELPVTYYSPKAGKVYISVVSENGIEVQSINKEAEKGFNSFNYDLTISETGFKKLKEKDSKLEIEKASNEKLYIPKGRYKLKVKMDNGSAETVFEVK